One window from the genome of Anopheles merus strain MAF chromosome 3R, AmerM5.1, whole genome shotgun sequence encodes:
- the LOC121596477 gene encoding carcinine transporter: MGRAERATMNGRRSSSNTTKPPLEPQMEVKEEDEAEDGGEEPEILESEKMLAEEPFDLDELLPVIGEFGRYQKLLLWLICLPACIPCGFCAFNQLFMTDVPEEYWCRVPELANFTAEERKLYSIPLVEHDGVESYSKCSRYAVDWKEILNYSDASGEPLAPNSSWPTEPCREGWEYNTTVVQSSIVIDFNLVCDYDIYPTLGLVALNTGGPVGVYLFGLLNDRLGRRISYFSCLATLLVGSFITAASSSFWMWAFSRVIVGLTIPAVYQIPFIIALELVGPNYRSFVTVMTCTFYTFGIMMLAGVTYLIRDWVLLTLYTSVPFLLYFLYLLVMPESPRWLLMKGKLEQALLILEKMARVNGKQLPDSFRKRLQQRVLAEKSRTTKRTEATIGAFDLCKTPNMRLKTILITLNWFANETVYLGLSYYGPSLGENQYLSFFLSSLVEIPSYIICWIIMDRWGRRWPMCLLMILSGISCIVTVVLTEDAVTETLILYLLSKSMISASFLIIYPFAGELYPTQVRGVGIGTSSYIGGLGLIVIPFITYLGKENLRLPLVIMGCVSVLGGFTGLRLPETLHHRLPQTLEEGELFGQDWTFDECFRCIPSKKSPTSSYENLSHDPSDAALELNAGVPINAGPLATGSGSCSTERTPLELARIRRQSMKRLVRQASTMDTQKTKDGAMQLTYWF, from the exons ATGGGGCGTGCAGAACGGGCAACCATGAATGGAAGAAGGAGTAGCAGCAATACGACAAAACCACCCTTAGAACCACAGATGGAGGTgaaggaggaggacgaggcgGAGGATGGTGGCGAGGAGCCGGAGATACTGGAGAGCGAGAAGATGCTGGCTGAG GAACCGTTCGATTTGGATGAGCTACTGCCGGTGATTGGCGAGTTTGGACGGTATCAGAAGCTGCTACTCTGGCTAATATGTCTCCCAGCCTGCATACCCTGCGGGTTCTGTGCCTTCAATCAACTGTTCATGACGGATGTGCCGGAGGAGTACTGGTGCCGGGTGCCGGAGCTCGCCAACTTCACCGCCGAGGAGCGCAAGCTCTACTCCATACCGCTGGTGGAG CACGACGGGGTGGAAAGTTACAGCAAATGCTCCCGCTACGCAGTGGACTGGAAGGAGATACTGAACTACAGTGACGCGAGCGGGGAACCGCTCGCACCTAACAGCTCCTGGCCGACGGAACCGTGCCGGGAGGGATGGGAATACAACACCACCGTGGTGCAGTCGTCGATCGTGATCGAT TTTAATCTCGTGTGCGATTACGACATCTATCCAACGCTTGGGCTCGTCGCACTCAACACCGGCGGTCCGGTCGGCGTGTACCTGTTCGGGCTGCTGAACGATCGACTCGGCCGCCGGATATCGTACTTCTCCTGCCTGGCCACGCTGCTCGTCGGCAGCTTTATCACCGCCGCTAGCAGCAGCTTCTGGATGTGGGCCTTCAGCCGGGTGATCGTGGGCCTTACCATACCGGCCGTCTATCAGATCCCGTTCATCATTGCGCTCGAGCTGGTGGGGCCCAACTACCGCTCGTTCGTCACCGTGATGACCTGTACGTTCTACACGTTCGGCATTATGATGCTGGCGGGCGTTACCTATCTGATACGGGATTGGGTCCTGCTGACGCTTTACACTTCCGTGCCGTTTCTGCTCTACTTTCTGTATCTGCTTGTAATGCCTGAATCGCCCCGATGGTTGCTGATGAAGGGCAAGCTGGAGCAGGCGCTACTGATACTGGAGAAGATGGCACGTGTCAATGGGAAGCAGCTGCCGGATAGCTTCCGGAAGCGATTGCAGCAGCGCGTGCTGGCGGAGAAGAGCCGCACGACGAAGCGGACCGAGGCGACGATCGGTGCGTTCGATCTGTGCAAAACGCCCAACATGAGACTGAAGACGATACTGATCACACTGAACTGGTTCGCCAATGAGACGGTATATCTTGGGCTGAGCTATTACGGGCCGTCGCTTGGGGAGAATCAGTACCTGAGCTTCTTTCTGTCCTCGCTGGTGGAGATACCGAGCTACATCATCTGCTGGATCATCATGGATCGGTGGGGTCGTAGGTGGCCAATGTGTTTGCTGATGATACTGAG TGGAATTAGCTGTATAGTGACTGTCGTATTGACGGAGGATGCCGTAACGGAGACTCTCATCCTATATCTACTCTCAAAGTCGATGATATCGGCCTCCTTCCTGATCATTTACCCATTCGCTGGGGAACTCTACCCGACGCAGGTGCGAGGTGTTGGCATTGGGACGTCCAGCTACATCGGAGGATTGGGTCTTATCGTCATCCCGTTCATTACATACTTG GGCAAAGAGAACCTCCGCTTACCGCTCGTCATAATGGGCTGCGTGTCCGTGCTCGGTGGCTTCACCGGCCTCCGCCTTCCGGAAACCCTGCACCACCGACTCCCGCAAACGCTCGAGGAGGGCGAACTGTTCGGCCAGGACTGGACGTTCGACGAGTGTTTCcgctgcataccgagcaaaaAGTCCCCGACCAGCTCGTACGAGAACCTGTCGCACGATCCGTCCGACGCGGCGCTCGAGCTGAACGCGGGCGTCCCAATCAATGCGGGCCCCCTAGCGACCGGGTCCGGTTCCTGCTCGACCGAGCGGACACCGCTCGAGCTCGCCCGGATAAGGCGCCAGTCGATGAAGCGACTCGTACGGCAGGCCAGCACGATGGACACGCAAAAGACGAAGGACGGTGCTATGCAGCTGACCTATTGGTTTTAA
- the LOC121597537 gene encoding ovarian-specific serine/threonine-protein kinase Lok-like: protein MEEIATQPQDSETISMDLLTSQTPQPSYGQLVGSSALFGTIDLCSEKFNVGRDRRCSLAIDEVHFPLPIRSFISNIHFTLERDLTDQYTPTYITDNSTNGTYVNGKLVGKNNRAILLPGSTISIACFANIFVYNQPDYRVPPEVESQALRKRYHIGRTLGSGSFGTVYMLHDVTTCQPYALKIVKKQRYGTKLRGSPSLTNEANIMKKLNHPCVIRMFDFINDPGSISMVLEYMQGGDLLTRIMDNGYLPEDTAKFYFYQLCHAIHYLHSQGITHRDLKPDNVLLKDNDEYTLIKVSDFGSSKFQEHTIFMRTICGTPEYVAPEVLESSGQKLYTRQVDVWSLGVVLYTMLSGLLPFGTMNGMTDAELVTRGNFSMAQPVWRTVRSFRPKKLIYDILNVDPDERPSVEMLLDSVWFRNSDVVQHAQAMMNLASAASYKGSPDESAL from the exons ATGGAAGAAATCGCCACCCAACCACAGGATTCGGAGACGATATCGATGGATTTACTCACAAGCCAAACGCCGCAACCCAGCTATGGACAGTTGGTGGGCAGCTCGGCCCTTTTCGGAACTATTG ATCTGTGCAGTGAAAAATTTAACGTTGGACGCGATCGAAGATGCAGCCTGGCGATAGACGAAGTGCACTTTCCACTTCCGATACGCTCGTTCATCTCAAACATTCACTTCACTTTGGAGAGGGACCTCACGGATCAGTACACCCCTACGTACATCACT GACAATTCAACCAACGGGACGTACGTTAACGGCAAGCTGGTTGGGAAAAATAATCGTGCGATCCTGCTGCCCGGTAGCACGATCTCGATCGCATGCTTTGCCAACATTTTCGTGTACAATCAGCCCGACTACCGAGTGCCGCCGGAAGTGGAATCGCAAGCGTTGAGAAAGCGGTACCACATTGGCCGGACGCTTGGGTCGGGATCGTTTGGCACGGTTTATATGCTGCATGACGTCACCACCTGTCAACCGTACGCGCTGAAGATCGTGAAGAAGCAGCGCTACGGGACGAAGTTGAGAGGCTCGCCGTCGCTAACGAATGAGGCTAATATTATGAAGAAATTAAATCAT CCGTGTGTGATTCGAATGTTTGACTTTATCAACGATCCCGGTTCGATCAGCATGGTGCTGGAGTATATGCAGGGCGGTGATCTGCTGACACGCATCATGGACAACGGTTACCTGCCCGAGGACACGGCCAAGTTTTACTTCTATCAGCTGTGTCACGCCATCCACTATCTCCACAGCCAGG GCATCACACATCGGGATTTAAAACCGGACAATGTTCTGCTGAAAGACAACGATGAGTACACCCTAATTAAGGTGTCCGACTTTGGCTCGAGCAAGTTCCAGGAGCATACCATCTTTATGCGCACCATTTGCGGCACGCCGGAGTATGTAGCGCCCGAGGTACTGGAATCGAGCGGCCAGAAGCTGTACACCCGGCAGGTCGATGTGTGGAGCCTCGGCGTGGTGCTGTACACGATGCTGAGCGGGTTGCTGCCGTTCGGCACCATGAACGGGATGACCGATGCGGAGCTGGTGACGCGCGGCAACTTCAGCATGGCTCAGCCGGTCTGGCGCACCGTACGATCGTTCCGCCCCAAGAAGCTCATCTACGACATACTGAACGTGGACCCGGACGAGCGGCCATCGGTAGAAATGCTGCTGGACAGCGTGTGGTTTCGCAACTCGGACGTTGTGCAGCATGCACAGGCGATGATGAATCTAGCCAGTGCGGCATCGTACAAGGGCAGCCCCGATGAGAGTGCCCTttaa
- the LOC121596728 gene encoding protein phosphatase methylesterase 1, whose protein sequence is MSNLQRVMMKSRLPPMCPNPRFPKPSDRGFRRQTDYNPLMWDEFFAEKKDVETKQGKFRVYLSAPSEAGAPLLVLLHGGGFSALSWAHFSSEVTKLIHCQCLAIDIRGHGDTYTEEEDDLSAERLATDVGDVMQAMYGESAPPIILMGHSMGGAICVHAANSFVLPTLIGVVVIDVVEGTALEALASMQSFLRSRPSTFKSIQHAIEWCVRSGQVRNVDSARVSMPGQIINIETKQLATNELPLKVEGSSEEKLEFKHPNAIAEDAESGDTASATAETDPASNAPAAAAAASAVNLRKYAWRIDLSKSEKYWEGWFSGLSQKFLDIHVPKLLLLAGIDNLDRALTVGQMQGKFQLQVLARCGHAVHEDRPHEVAEVLATYLIRNRFAQPTADGQFLKHMPAC, encoded by the exons ATGTCCAACCTACAGCGTGTTATGATGAAGTCCAGACTGCCACCGATGTGTCCGAATCCGCGCTTCCCCAAGCCCAG CGATCGGGGCTTTCGGCGTCAGACGGACTACAATCCACTGATGTGGGATGAGTTCTTCGCAGAAAAGAAGGACGTTGAGACGAAGCAGGGGAAATTCCGGGTGTATCTGTCCGCTCCGTCCGAAGCCGGCGCGCCGCTGCTCGTTCTGCTGCACGGTGGAGGGTTTTCCGCCCTGTCCTGGGCTCATTTCAGT aGTGAAGTCACGAAACTGATCCACTGCCAGTGCCTGGCAATCGACATCCGCGGACACGGCGATACGTACacggaagaagaagatgacCTGTCAGCAGAACGGCTAGCCAC CGATGTCGGGGACGTGATGCAAGCGATGTACGGTGAATCCGCCCCGCCAATCATACTGATGGGACACTCGATGGGCGGTGCAATATGCGTGCATGCGGCCAACTCGTTTGTGCTACCGACCCTGATCGGTGTGGTTGTGATCGATGTCGTGGAAGGAACGGCGCTGGAAGCGCTGGCCAGCATGCAGAGTTTCCTCCGATCCCGTCCGAGCACGTTCAAAAGCATCCAGCACGCGATCGAGTGGTGCGTTCGAAGCGGCCAGGTACGAAACGTCGATTCGGCACGCGTCTCCATGCCGGGGCAGATTATAAA CATCGAGACGAAACAGCTGGCAACGAACGAGCTGCCCCTTAAAGTGGAAGGTTCGTCGGAGGAAAAGCTTGAATTTAAGCACCCTAATGCCATCGCGGAAGACGCGGAAAGTGGCGATACGGCGAGCGCCACAGCAGAAACCGATCCTGCCAGCAATGCaccggccgccgccgctgccgcctcCGCCGTCAACCTGCGCAAGTACGCCTGGCGCATCGATCTCTCCAAGTCGGAAAAGTACTGGGAGGGATGGTTTTCGGGGCTGAGCCAAAAGTTCCTGGACATACACGTGcccaagctgctgctgctggccggcaTCGACAATCTCGATCGTGCGCTAACGGTCGGCCAGATGCAGGGCAAGTTTCAGCTGCAGGTGCTGGCCCGCTGTGGCCACGCCGTGCACGAGGATCGGCCGCACGAGGTGGCCGAAGTGTTGGCGACGTACTTGATACGGAATCGTTTCGCGCAACCGACAGCGGACGGGCAGTTCCTGAAGCATATGCCGGCGTGTTAA
- the LOC121596731 gene encoding signal recognition particle 14 kDa protein produces MVLLTNEEFLSKLTLLAQSARKDSSFTVTIKRYDGHDRPKPREGKPPLPTPAEYSCLIRVRSGAKKLSTVVKRDEVAKFMESYSKVLKSSMDGLKKVKKVKNKAKAAQG; encoded by the exons ATGGTTCTTTTAACTAATGAAGAG TTCCTGTCGAAGCTTACCCTGCTAGCACAATCAGCCCGAAAAGATTCCTCCTTCACAGTCACAATAAAACGAT ACGATGGGCACGACCGGCCAAAGCCGCGGGAAGGAAAGCCACCCCTGCCGACACCCGCCGAGTACAGCTGCCTGATCCGGGTCCGGTCCGGTGCGAAGAAGCTCTCGACCGTGGTGAAGCGGGACGAGGTGGCCAAGTTCATGGAATCGTACTCGAAGGTGCTAAAGTCCAGCATGGACGGGCTGAAGAAGGTgaagaaagtgaaaaacaaagcCAAGGCAGCCCAGGGATAG
- the LOC121596729 gene encoding GTP-binding protein 10 homolog translates to MVFIQHYLLKSVNKPIRNYLKSRFLDTLRITAKGGHGGNGLPKYGGVGGQGGAVYFVAKEGKSLRDVVKKYPNKRVVAGNGEESSKARILGRRGTDQKVEVPVGIRVLEQETGLLCELDEEGKTFLASGGGSGGCSGNSFLGKPGQLRTLTLDLKLIADVGLVGFPNAGKSTLVKAISNASPKIASYPFTTIRPQIATIEYEDYRQITIADLPGLIEGAHANFGMGHKFLKHVERTRLLLIMVDVFGFQLSQQHQKRNCLETVYALNKELELYDKTLLDKPCALIINKMDKEGAVEEICKYEQYFHSLEDGLKMCPEELVPSKLLSIDAVIPISAKSMKEIEKVKQEVRTILDLKAEEKLQEESSLDRNEQLQLKLRERGPKVV, encoded by the exons atggtttttattCAACATTATCTGTTAAAATCGGTCAACAAG CCAATCCGTAACTACCTAAAGAGCCGGTTCCTGGACACACTGCGGATAACGGCGAAGGGTGGCCACGGGGGAAATGGACTGCCCAAGTACGGCGGTGTCGGCGGGCAGGGCGGTGCGGTCTATTTCGTCGCCAAGGAGGGGAAATCGCTGCGCGATGTGGTAAAGAAGTATCCGAACAAGCGTGTCGTCGCCGGCAATGGGGAGGAAAGCTCGAAGGCCCGAATACTTGGCCGGAGGGGTACGGATCAAAAGGTGGAGGTGCCGGTCGGTATACGGGTGCTGGAGCAGGAGACGGGGCTGCTTTGCGAGTTGGATGAGGAAGGTAAAACCTTTCTGGCGTCCGGTGGTGGAAGTGGCGGATGTTCGGGCAACTCCTTCCTCGGTAAACCCGGACAGCTGCGTACGCTCACGCTGGACCTGAAGCTGATCGCAGACGTGGGGTTGGTGGGATTTCCAAACGCGGGCAAAAGTACACTCGTAAAAGCGATCTCGAATGCATCCCCGAAGATTGCTTCCTATCCAT TTACAACGATACGACCGCAAATTGCAACGATAGAGTACGAAGACTACCGGCAAATAACGATAGCCGATCTGCCCGGATTGATCGAGGGAGCGCACGCCAACTTTGGCATGGGGCACAAGTTCCTGAAACACGTGGAACGAAcccggctgctgctgatcaTGGTGGACGTGTTTGGGTTTCAGCTAAGCCAGCAGCACCAAAAACGGAACTGCCTAGAGACGGTGTACGCGCTGAACAAGGAGCTGGAGCTGTACGACAaaacgctgctcgacaaacCGTGCGCACTGATTATCAACAAGATGGATAAGGAAGGTGCCGTGGAAGAGATTTGTAAATATGAACAATATTTCCACTCGCTCGAGG ATGGTCTTAAAATGTGTCCCGAAGAGTTGGTACCCTCCAAGCTGCTCTCAATCGACGCGGTGATACCAATATCCGCCAAAAGCATGAAGGAAATTGAAAAGGTGAAGCAAGAAGTGCGAACCATTCTCGATTTGAAGGCCGAAGAAAAGCTGCAGGAAGAATCTTCGCTCGATAGGAACGAGCAGTTGCAGCTGAAGCTAAGAGAACGAGGCCCCAAAGTTGTATGA
- the LOC121597536 gene encoding zinc finger protein 431-like — METETPGGSIEKRFQCDICNRFYATPITLKVHRSQHTADKKELCDFCGASFKTRGQLKIHRRVHTGEKPYKCDKCGKTFAYRESLITHSTTHTNDKPFVCVVCNAKFSCIGNLLKHRKVRPDKCGAESVPIKRIGPRLTKKTLPNLTDRDAKQSRSKKGSALPETTDQEGTERLENSKLDEEQTEEAKSPPESIVNTVQQCIRLSVEALEPSFMVQETFHTPELSVESDEDAFSYEETDINEADEPTEPMAVNGSKEDGNIEESEQLMEVVTTGEGDRTSVYLICYQDESDELDSLANAVEFDDYESDKLENSIEMISAKEEDDANWQVESYQSSYEASESPKTSTKRHTRQSSAKKVNVKLEPPDEETIKRNKELLDKQMRQLHELSNSFDGRYRCKLCPQQYNTLYTMARHLERAHEVQQHLAREKLQYARNTTLKECKYRCKYCDQQYVHAACLAKHLPKHGQDGRLIHKCPCCDRYFATETEQTKHTVEQHRERVECTLCQKLFTKPDCLQRHARYAHKPKRRSKYICSKCGKSFPSVTSLSDHERANCGTEPIYQCARCEKHYASYSSLKMHQTVHDNVLPYVCGCCGKAFRTKGQLKVHERAHTGERPFECEICSRSFPYRESLMTHRTIHTGVTRHECTECLRKFSCYGNLKKHRQIHHGVGDKVQKRQEEGKSCDEQDGMA; from the exons ATGGAAACCGAAACACCCGGCGGGAGCATTGAAAAACGCTTTCAGTGCGACATCTGCAACCGGTTCTACGCAACACCGATCACATTGAAAGTGCACCGATCGCAACATACGGCCGACAAGAAGGAGCTGTGCGATTTCTGTGGCGCCAGCTTCAAGACCCGGGGCCAATTGAAAATACACAGACGCGTGCATACCGGCGAAAAGCCGTACAAATGTGAT AAATGTGGCAAAACATTCGCATACCGGGAGAGCCTGATCACGCATTCGACGACCCACACGAACGACAAACCGTTTGTGTGCGTGGTCTGTAATGCAAAGTTTTCCTGCATCGGCAATCTGCTGAAGCATCGGAAGGTGCGGCCGGATAAGTGTGGCGCCGAGAGTGTACCGATTAAGCGGATTGGACCACGGTTGACTAAAAAAA CCCTTCCGAATCTAACTGATAGGGATGCTAAACAAAGTAGGAGTAAAAAAGGATCAGCTCTACCTGAAACAACAGACCAAGAAGGGACAGAGAGATTGGAAAACTCCAAATTGGATGAAGAGCAGACGGAAGAAGCAAAATCACCTCCGGAAAGTATCGTCAATACAGTTCAGCAATGCATTCGATTGAGCGTTGAAGCACTGGAACCATCATTTATGGTTCAGGAGACTTTTCACACACCCGAGTTGTCTGTGGAAAGTGATGAGGATGCATTTTCCTATGAGGAAACTGACATAAATGAAGCAGATGAACCGACTGAG CCAATGGCTGTGAATGGCTCCAAAGAGGATGGAAACATCGAAGAAAGCGAACAGCTGATGGAAGTAGTTACAACTGGTGAGGGAGATCGCACATCGGTTTACCTCATTTGCTATCAAGATGAGTCGGATGAACTTGATTCTCTAGCTAATGCTGTCGAATTTGATGATTATGAAAGCGATAAACTAGAAAATTCTATTGAGATGATATCCGCTAAAGAAGAGGATGATGCAAATTGGCAAGTAGAATCTTATCAGTCGTCCTATGAAGCTTCTGAATCACCAAAAACAAGCACCAAACGCCACACACGCCAATCTTCCGCTAAAAAAGTCAATGTAAAGCTGGAACCACCTGACGAAGAGACGATAAAGCGGAATAAGGAGTTGTTAGATAAACAAATGAG ACAATTGCATGAGTTATCGAACTCGTTTGATGGACGCTACCGGTGCAAACTGTGTCCCCAGCAGTACAACACGCTCTACACGATGGCACGTCACTTGGAGCGtgctcacgaggtgcagcaACATCTTGCCCGAGAAAAGCTACAGTACGCGCGAAATACCACACTAAAAGAGTGCAAATATCGCTGCAAGTACTGCGACCAGCAGTACGTACATGCAGCCTGCCTGGCCAAACACCTGCCAAAGCACGGTCAGGATGGACGGTTAATACACAAATGCCCCTGCTGTGATCGGTACTTTGCAACGGAGACGGAGCAAACGAAACACACCGTCGAGCAGCATCGTGAGCGGGTGGAGTGCACCCTTTGCCAGAAGCTGTTCACAAAGCCGGACTGTCTGCAACGGCACGCCCGTTATGCGCACAAGCCGAAACGCCGCTCGAAGTACATCTGCTCGAAGTGTGGCAAAAGCTTCCCCTCGGTCACCAGTCTGTCCGATCACGAGCGTGCCAACTGTGGCACGGAACCGATCTATCAGTGTGCCCGGTGCGAGAAGCATTACGCTAGCTATAGCTCGCTCAAGATGCACCAAACCGTGCACGACAATGTGCTACCGTACGTGTGTGGCTGCTGTGGGAAAGCGTTCCGCACGAAGGGACAGCTGAAGGTGCACGAACGTGCGCATACGGGTGAGCGACCGTTTGAGTGCGAGATTTGCTCGCGATCGTTTCCGTACCGAGAGTCGCTGATGACGCACCGGACGATACATACGGGCGTGACGCGGCACGAGTGTACGGAGTGTTTGAGGAAGTTTTCGTGCTACGGGAATTTGAAGAAGCATCGACAGATACACCATGGTGTGGGGGATAAGGTGCAGAAGCGGCAagaggagggcaaaagttgtgATGAACAAGATGGTATGGCGTAG
- the LOC121596730 gene encoding UPF0193 protein EVG1 homolog: MADWPSPRVAQGGLFHTPKARYTKETQDLIKVLMEEAKLTILQRNKINYHLRNGEPLPVPKEPKFEQEYSNFLPMAIPRKNIKKRSLNTIIESGAFDVEKYVPHKSKEPIEKLKLKLQEQMSGIKIFPDDGRRRRVVRSKSEGCMDFVPPDRASELLEEINERVQWLEEMEALGEGKKHRATIQLQIAEKLNELKRLDRAKSQENEI; this comes from the exons ATGGCGGACTGGCCCAGCCCGAGGGTGGCCCAGGGTGGCCTGTTTCATACGCCCAAAGCACGCTACACGAAGGAAACTCAAGATTTGATAAAAG TTTTGATGGAAGAAGCAAAATTGACGATTCTGCAGCGCAACAAAATTAACTACCATCTGCGAAATGGCGAACCATTGCCGGTGCCGAAGGAGCCGAAGTTTGAGCAGGAGTACAGTAACTTTCTCCCGATGGCCATACCGCGGAAAAACATTAAGAAACGTTCACTGAACACCATCATCGAGAGCGGTGCGTTCGATGTGGAAAAGTACGTGCCGCACAAATCGAAGGAACCGATCGAAAAGCTGAAGCTCAAGCTGCAGGAACAGATGAGCGGTATAAAGATCTTTCCGGACGATGGCCGCCGTCGGCGGGTGGTGCGTAGTAAGAGTGAAGGTTGCATGGACTTCGTACCGCCCGATCGGGCAAGTGAAT TGCTCGAGGAAATCAACGAACGCGTTCAGTGGCTGGAAGAGATGGAGGCACTGGGCGAGGGGAAGAAGCATCGCGCCACTATCCAGCTGCAGATTGCGGAGAAGCTCAACGAACTCAAGCGACTTGATCGGGCCAAATCGCAGGAAAACGAAATTTAA